The nucleotide window CGTCCATCCCGGACTTTGATGGTATAATTGCCGGCACCTATATTTTTATATTGAGCATTATTCGTGTAGGCACCGCTGTTAACACTGTATTGATACCCCTGATAGCTACCGCCGTTGCCGCCGCTGGTGGTCAGGTTAATTTCCCCATCGGTCAGGCCATAGCAGGATACCTGCATACCATGATAATCGGAAGTGCTAATGGTAGCACTCAAAGGCGCTGCCGGTGCGGTAATGCCCAGCACACCACTTTCCGGAGAATAACAGCCTGCGGCATCTTTCACACGAACAGTATAATTACCCGCTCCCAGCGGAGTATTGTTATTAAAAGACGTATAGGCGCCACCGTTCAGGGCATATTCATATGTCAGGCCACCGGTACCGCCATGGGCCTGTACCTGGATGGCTCCTGCCGTACCAAAACAAACAATATCCTGACGGGTAACATTATCAATCACAATAGGCACGTTCAAAGAAGCCACCTTCACCGGTAAGCTGATGCCGCAGGTATTAGCATCTCTGACCGTAACGATATAATCACCGGCCATCAGTCCGGTAAACACCGGACTGGCATTCCAGTTGGTGTTGTCTATGCTGTACTGGAGGCTGCCGGTGCCACCACTGCCCGCAACGGTAATACTACCAGCAGGAATAGCCGCACAGGGCACATCCTGCTTGCTCACCAGTTGCACGCTCAGTGCCTGGGCAGACTCTGTAAAGGTATAGCTCTGTGATGCCACACAACCTCGACCATCCTGTACTTTCAGGGTATGCTGGCCGGCTTTGATACCGGTGAACATAGGATTACCCGCAAAAGTACCGTTATCGAGCGCATAGGTGTAACCGTTGTAAGTGCTTCCGTTGCCGCCGTTGGCAGCTATTTGTGCGGTTCCGTTGTTACCGCCTGCACAGGAGATATTATGACCATTGTAATCGGAAAGGGTGGCTGAGAAACTGATCACAGCAGGTGGAGCAGTCAGGGTCAGTTTGTTATTATAGATAAGGCTGCAGCCATGTCCATCGGCTACCTTCAATGCATACACGCCGGCATCGATACCGGCACCACTGCTATAAGTGCGGGATGTGGCCCAGTTATCGTTGCTCAGGCTGTACTGGTAAACACCATCACCACCTGCTGCACCGAGCGCAATGTTGCCCTGTCTACCAAAACAACGGATATCCGTTACCGTAGCCGTCGTGATATTTAATGCCGGGTACCGATAGTTAACAACAATCGTGGTGTCTTTGGAACAGCCATTGGCATCTGTCAGATGCAGCGCATAAGTGCCCTGTGCCAGGTTATTGATGGTTGTGCCAGCCACCAGGGTACCATTGACATATAGTTTATACGGTGTAGCTCCACCCTGGATACTGGTTGTAATACTACCCGTAGCAAGGCCATAACAATCAATATCCTGATGTGTGGCACTGATACTGAGGTTAGGTTGTATCAGCGTTACGCTACCAGTAGCCACACAACCACGGGCATCTTTCACGCTCAATGTATAGGTACCAGGACTGAGATTAGAAAATACATTCCCAGATTGGTAAGCTCCATTATCGAGTTTATATAGATATCCCGTATAGGCACCGCCGTTACCACCTGTCGCCAGTATGGTGATTTTACCGTCAGCCGCGCCATTACAGGAGATATTAAAGCCGTTGAAGGAAGAGAGCTGTGTTGTAAACGCCAGCGCTGTGGCAGGCAGGCTGATAACGGATGGATCCGGTAGATCCAGCGTACAGCCTTTACCGTCTTTAATCCGGAAGTAATAGGAACCGGGCGTATGCAGAGCCGTGCCTGAAGTAAAGGTGGTATAATTGGTGCCGTCCAGTGTCCAGGCGTAGGTATAGCTGTTGTCACCACCGGTAGCGGAGATTGTAACAGTAGCACCATCCGCCAGGCAGACAGCTTCTTTGATGGTCACCCCGCCGGATTGCAGGGCCGGCAGTTCGGTGATCGTAACTGTATTTGAAAGCAGGGAGCAGTTAGTAGATTTACTATCGGAAACGGTTACACGATAAGTACCCGAAGCCAGTGCATCAATCTTAGTATCGGTATCATACCAGAAGGGGTCGGTCACCCACACGCCTCCTTTCAGTTGCTCCCATTTGTATTGATAGAAGCCGGAACCTCCGGAAACAGTGGCTTTCACCATACCATCCCGGGCATCATTACACGTGATGTCTGTTTTCTGCAGACTTACCTGCAGCGGCAATGGTTCTGTGATGCTGACCGTTTGCGTGAGTACATCATTACAACCGGGTACACTGTTTTGTACCTTGATAGTATAACTACCTGCAGTTAATGCGCTGAAAATACCGTTGCTATTGCTGACCGGGCTGCCGCCGGATTTTGTAAGGGTGAATATAAAACCACCGGAGCCACCGGTAGCGGAGTATTGTAAGGAACCATCGTTGCCACTGGCGCAGGTTACCATACTGCGTGCGTCCATGGAAAGCGTCAGTGCTGGTACTACATTCAGTGAGGTAGCCGTACTCCAGCCCGGACAGGAAGGTTTGTCATTATTTAATATCTCCACGGTATAGTTTCCTCCAACCAATCCGCTGAAAGTATAGTTGGGGGAAGGGATTCCACTGGTTTGCTGCAGGAGCACCCCATCTTTGTACAGATTGTATTTATAGTTGGTGATACCAGGATCAGCCACCACTGCGATGCTGCCGTTACCCGGGCTGGCGCAGGTGGGAGCTGTAGGAAATACCTCCCCTTTCACCTGGTCAGGCTGAGAAAGCGTAGTGCCTACCGACTTAACCGGCGCACAGGTACCATCGTGTACTTCGGCGGTATACACGCCCGCCGGCAATCCTGTCCAGGTCATGGTGTTGGTGGCAGCGCGTTGTTCCGAACGAAAGACAACCCCGTCTTTTTTGAGGGTAAAGAAATAGCCGCTGTTGGCACCATTGCCTTCGGCTGCTGTAACGCTGATAGCGCCATCATTGCCACCAAAACAGCTGATATTACTGGTAGTACCCAGACTGATGGTAAGCTCATTCAGCTCCGGCATCGTGATAGGAATGGGTGTAAAACAGTTGCCTGCATTCTGCGAAGGGTTGATCACCCATAAGGTATAATCACCTTTAGGAATATTTTTAGAGAATATACCACCGGAAACAGGCACTACTCCCCCGCTCCAGTCCTGCTGATCTCCACAGGCAGAAGTCGTACCCGACAAACCCGGATCACAGGGTGCAGGATTATTACCTTTACGCAAAATCCAGCGCATACCGGTAAAGCCGCTGACAATGGCACTTGCAGGAATAGTGATAGTGCCCGTAGGCTGTCCGGGACAAGCCGGAACAATCACTTTCTGGCTGGCATCCACCGCGGGCCCAGGGGGTAAAAAAGTAATCACATTAGTTCCTGCAGAATAGGGAGAATAACAGGTAGCCGCACTATATACCGCTTTAGCGCGGCAACGGAACTTGATATTGGTAATGCCCGAAGCAATCTGAGGGAACAGCTTTACCGGTATAAATGTATAGTTGTAATAATTTTCAAATCCGAACTCCGAAGGAGGCATATCTATCCAATTATCAGGCGAACCGATACTATACTGCCACTCTACCGATGCTGTGCCATAACTGAGTGGAAACAGGTCCCAGTTAAGGGGGGACCTGAGGGTTACCTTTGTATCACCGCAGTAATTATTGGCATCCGTTTGCACCGGATTGGGAGCGATCATGACATACATCATCTTTATCTGGTAACTGCCCTTGGGTGTATACGGCTGTGGGAAATCTTTTCCCGACAAAATCCAGTTCTGATCTACCGGAAAACAATATTGCTCAGAGAAAGCCGGTGAACCATTGACATAAAAAAATAGTTCAGGCGTGTAGTTGGTCTGGCCCCGAAAGGTATTTCCTGCGCCAATTGGCGAGCTACCAGACACGATCGTTCTTCCGGGAATTGTGGGGATTCCCAACTCCAGCAGACCTGCGGGAGGGTTTTTAAGATTCAGGTAATAGGTTACCGGTTCAGACAACAGCACATTTTCATTCTGCCCCATTACAATATCCTGGTACAATATACCCAGGCTAAGTACTCCGATGAAGAACAGGTATTTGTAGAAATTTTTCATCCAGGATTATTTTCTGTTAAAATGAATAAGTATAGTTCAGCGTGCTGGTCAATTCATTGTATCCCGGCTGTGTGCCGCTGGCACTGCGCAACAGCCACATCACAGTGGCACCGATGTTATGCGATTGTTTGTTGTTGAATAATTTTTTCTTCCCCTCTCCTCCCATGCTTTCATTTTTCTGTTTTGTTTTGGGAGAATAATTGATAGTGAAGCCGGTATTAAAAAGCGTGCTGTTACTGGTGGTGGCAACGCCAGCCTGTTGTGAAGTGGCCTGCGTCATGTTATAGGTGGCTGTGAGGCCGGTGCGCAGTGTTTTATCAAAATACTGTTTGTTGATGTTTACACTGGGCCCCATGAAAGTGGTGTTCAGGCTGGCGGCTGTATTACGATAATAGTTCACCGCACCACCCAGCGACAAGGCCTGTGGTTGCAAGCTGTAGGAATAACTCAGGTTGGAGGTAAAAAATTTATTGAGATTTTCTGTGGCGTCTTTGGCGCTGCTTTTATCACTGGCAAACTGGTAGGAAGTGTTGAGGGAGATGGAATGCTGCACCTTTTTGTTGCCGGTGCGGTACATGACCATGCCGTTGTAGTTGTTGTTGACCTGATAAAAATCCAGTGTATCCAGTGGGTTGGTGAAATAAGGATCTACCAGCGGGCGGATACGGGTGTAATTGCTGAAGTTGGAATAACCGCCGTTGATGGCCCAGTGATCGTTGGGCACCACATTCATATTGATGTTGGCCACTAGCCTTTTTGCATCACTGTTTTTGCTGTTGTCCAGGTTATTGACCTGCATACCGGCGTTGGCAGCGATGTTCACCCGGCCGCCGAGTAACTGAAAGGCCGGTGCAATCGTGATGTTGCGCATATCATTGACCACGTTGTAGGCGCCCAGCGTTACATAATCGGGGGCTACTCTTTCATAACGCAACTGTATCGTATAAAAACTACCTGTATAGCCCAGGCCGGCCTGTATCGCATCAAAATAACGGGTACTACCAGTGGGCGCCAGAAACTTACCTAGTAAGTTGGACGTACCGCGACTGCTGTCGAAAGCATTTTTTTCAGAACGCGTATCACGGTTGAGGGCTGATACCGAATACTCTACGTCCACGAATACACGCTTGAGGATCGTCTGCCTCACATTGAAGGCCATGGCCACATTCTCCCGGGGTGTGATCGTGGCATCATCCGGGATATAGGGAATAGAGCCCGCATTGTCTTTTGCTTTGAATAAGGAAATACTATAGGCGTTACCTTCATTTTCATATCCCATCTTCACACCATAACCAATACGCTCAAAAGCAGCACGGTTGTAACTTTCAGGGTTCAACACATCAAAGGGCACTGCTTTCAGTAGTTTACCATACATGGCAGACAAACGCCATTTGCCGGGTGTCAGTTCTACCCCTAATCCGTCGAACATATGCCCCGCCAACGTGTAGTTGCTGAAGTTCATGCTGGTAGTGCCGATATAGGCCCTGGCCCATTTGTAGGAAGGTGCAAACCGGAACTGGTTGAACGGCTGGGAATAGTTTCTCCCCTGATTACTGTAACTGAAGGAGAAAGGCATGTCATAGCCAAACAGGTTGATATTGAGATTACCATTGAGATACCAGGCAAGAGGATCGCGGCGGCTATCGATGCCGCTGGCACTATAAGCTGTTGTGCTGGCACTGATAGAGCCGCTCATGCTCACTCCTTTTTTGACGCCCAGCTGGTCCAGCGCCTGGGCATATATGACAGTAGAGGCTAACGACAACAACAGAGCCAACAGCATAGCCTGGCAACAGTGCTTTTTACACATGAGTATAGGGATAGGGCTTGAATATATTTCCAGCCAAATATATATTTATTTTTAATCTATCAATATTATTTATTTATTAAAAAGAATAATGTGTTAACAGTCAATTTTTTAATTTAAAAAAGAAAAAAGATGCAGAAGAAGGGGGGTATTTGTTTTAAGCGGGGAAGAGAGTGTCAGCGGTGATATCTACTACCTGTCGTATCCAGCTGTAATCAGGCAGTGTCTTCAGTTTATGCAGCAAGGATGCCGGTATCCCGGCAGTACCGACCAAAGCTCCGGCCACCTGCCCGGCGATAGATGCATTGGTATCTGTATCGCCACCGGCGTTAATGATTTCCATCAACATACCTTCCATACCAGTTTCCAGCACTCGCGAAGCTGCAAAAAGTGCCAGGGGAACAGAGTTTACCACATACCCGTTTGTACCAAGCCTGGCCACATCCGTGATGGTAATGCCGCTGCCCATTTCATTTATCTGTATCAACCGGTCGCGCAGGTTGGTATCCGGCAATTGCGGAATCAGCAAGGTAAAGAGACTATGCTGTCCGTTCCAGTCTCCGCTCAATACAGCCCGGATAGCTAATACAACTGCCAAAGCGCCGGTATAAGCTTCATCATTACGATGCGTAATTCTACAAAGGTCTCTGACAATCTCCCTCGAACACAAAGGATGAAAAGCATAGGGTGCTATCCTCATAGCAGCCCCATTACCTGCTGCATATTCTCCGGTTCGCCCCACCTGGCTCCAATGCCCACCCACGGCCAGTTCCTGTAAAGCTTTTAATGTACTGGCTCCTATTCCGGTCAGCCGGCGTTCCCTGAAGAACCTGAGCATACATGCCGCCAGCGCGTCAGCTGTTGGCACACCCGGTTGCTGCATCGCTTCACAGGAAGCCAGTGATAACTGCGTGTCATCCGTGATCGCCCACACTCTTTCAGGTTCCCTTGGCGCCGTCCAATAATAAGTAGTGGCAGATCGAGCCAATGGTTCATTTTCATAACTGCTCCCCCAGGCATCACCAATTGCACCTGCTAAAATACAGGCCTTAAACCTGTCTTTCTTCATTAACATTAAAACTATTTTTTCCTGTTAAAAAAACTTCTCCAACGTCACGCCATAGTTCATCAACAGATTCTCGCGTTCGGTACGATTTAGTTTATTGTATGTCAACGATGCCGTTACACTCAGCCAGCTGCGCAGCTTTACAGACATACTGTTGATACAGCGGATAATGTAGTCATCTCCATGTGTCAGCGATTGCTGGAAGTAATTGCCGCCTTCCAGCACAACGATATTTCTGATCGTCCACTTATACTGCAGGCGGAAGGAGTTTCTGACAGTGCTGTAAATATCCTGTATGGTATCATGCAGAAACAGGTTGCTGTTCTCAAACAATAATCCATCTGTTACATTGATAACGGCATTGGGTAAACGAACAAGATCATAGCCAATACCCAGGCCTCCCTGAAAACGGTTGTTAATCTTGAGGGAATAACTTCTGTCATAGTTGGCCAGGCCCCAGTAGTAGATCTTTGCAGTATCTGTATACATATTAAAATCCACCGCCGCTGACACGTCGCTGTTAGTAAGGGATGCATTCTGTTTTCCATATACATAGCTGGCACCCGCATTCAGACT belongs to Chitinophaga sp. HK235 and includes:
- a CDS encoding T9SS type A sorting domain-containing protein, which produces MKNFYKYLFFIGVLSLGILYQDIVMGQNENVLLSEPVTYYLNLKNPPAGLLELGIPTIPGRTIVSGSSPIGAGNTFRGQTNYTPELFFYVNGSPAFSEQYCFPVDQNWILSGKDFPQPYTPKGSYQIKMMYVMIAPNPVQTDANNYCGDTKVTLRSPLNWDLFPLSYGTASVEWQYSIGSPDNWIDMPPSEFGFENYYNYTFIPVKLFPQIASGITNIKFRCRAKAVYSAATCYSPYSAGTNVITFLPPGPAVDASQKVIVPACPGQPTGTITIPASAIVSGFTGMRWILRKGNNPAPCDPGLSGTTSACGDQQDWSGGVVPVSGGIFSKNIPKGDYTLWVINPSQNAGNCFTPIPITMPELNELTISLGTTSNISCFGGNDGAISVTAAEGNGANSGYFFTLKKDGVVFRSEQRAATNTMTWTGLPAGVYTAEVHDGTCAPVKSVGTTLSQPDQVKGEVFPTAPTCASPGNGSIAVVADPGITNYKYNLYKDGVLLQQTSGIPSPNYTFSGLVGGNYTVEILNNDKPSCPGWSTATSLNVVPALTLSMDARSMVTCASGNDGSLQYSATGGSGGFIFTLTKSGGSPVSNSNGIFSALTAGSYTIKVQNSVPGCNDVLTQTVSITEPLPLQVSLQKTDITCNDARDGMVKATVSGGSGFYQYKWEQLKGGVWVTDPFWYDTDTKIDALASGTYRVTVSDSKSTNCSLLSNTVTITELPALQSGGVTIKEAVCLADGATVTISATGGDNSYTYAWTLDGTNYTTFTSGTALHTPGSYYFRIKDGKGCTLDLPDPSVISLPATALAFTTQLSSFNGFNISCNGAADGKITILATGGNGGAYTGYLYKLDNGAYQSGNVFSNLSPGTYTLSVKDARGCVATGSVTLIQPNLSISATHQDIDCYGLATGSITTSIQGGATPYKLYVNGTLVAGTTINNLAQGTYALHLTDANGCSKDTTIVVNYRYPALNITTATVTDIRCFGRQGNIALGAAGGDGVYQYSLSNDNWATSRTYSSGAGIDAGVYALKVADGHGCSLIYNNKLTLTAPPAVISFSATLSDYNGHNISCAGGNNGTAQIAANGGNGSTYNGYTYALDNGTFAGNPMFTGIKAGQHTLKVQDGRGCVASQSYTFTESAQALSVQLVSKQDVPCAAIPAGSITVAGSGGTGSLQYSIDNTNWNASPVFTGLMAGDYIVTVRDANTCGISLPVKVASLNVPIVIDNVTRQDIVCFGTAGAIQVQAHGGTGGLTYEYALNGGAYTSFNNNTPLGAGNYTVRVKDAAGCYSPESGVLGITAPAAPLSATISTSDYHGMQVSCYGLTDGEINLTTSGGNGGSYQGYQYSVNSGAYTNNAQYKNIGAGNYTIKVRDGRGCEITKNIVLQQPSAPLSLVISDIAHLPCGGSPTGKITLQAAGGTLPYQYTLNNGAPQPNGVFTTLPAGNYALQVKDVNGCAASATTAVTAMFPPVTATATVTAVRCNGDANGSVVLQPVGGDGSYNYEWSSAGLNGAQVQQLKAGNYAVKITDGKGCSQSYSYEVTQPPLLAFTVTGSQICDGIDDGTITTTVQGGTTPYQYALGSGNWGSDNVFGNLTAGDYTVKVQDAKGCGNSQQTTITKRNVKPDANFLVASRKNAYDTLVIKEISLPAPDFVSWTFDPQAILLGYDRGTPLIKFTSPGTYWVEMKGTFGECNYKVRKDIQISDYDPLAGPSNSLPVRVIDTVMLSPNPNDGNFRFQIKMSRKQQVIVSVFDLNGRVLAKQQYSPALMIDDRLALGNANSGIYILRVVAENESRDVRFIVNR
- a CDS encoding ADP-ribosylglycohydrolase family protein gives rise to the protein MLMKKDRFKACILAGAIGDAWGSSYENEPLARSATTYYWTAPREPERVWAITDDTQLSLASCEAMQQPGVPTADALAACMLRFFRERRLTGIGASTLKALQELAVGGHWSQVGRTGEYAAGNGAAMRIAPYAFHPLCSREIVRDLCRITHRNDEAYTGALAVVLAIRAVLSGDWNGQHSLFTLLIPQLPDTNLRDRLIQINEMGSGITITDVARLGTNGYVVNSVPLALFAASRVLETGMEGMLMEIINAGGDTDTNASIAGQVAGALVGTAGIPASLLHKLKTLPDYSWIRQVVDITADTLFPA
- a CDS encoding DUF481 domain-containing protein, whose protein sequence is MKRIVTLTVAMLYCLCSFAQFSDSTHYLIKYASTGSINHTQDGNSYLLNNNFGFKVSKRKVSLNAGASYVYGKQNASLTNSDVSAAVDFNMYTDTAKIYYWGLANYDRSYSLKINNRFQGGLGIGYDLVRLPNAVINVTDGLLFENSNLFLHDTIQDIYSTVRNSFRLQYKWTIRNIVVLEGGNYFQQSLTHGDDYIIRCINSMSVKLRSWLSVTASLTYNKLNRTERENLLMNYGVTLEKFF